One part of the Nocardia higoensis genome encodes these proteins:
- a CDS encoding histidine phosphatase family protein codes for MNKYAGVRTLILLRHGQTEWNASDRMQGQIDTDLTELGRRQAKEAARELVSRNALAIVTSDLRRAHDTALAFTEHIDVPITVDPRLRETHLGDWQGLTHIDVDAQAPGARVAWRLDATYRPPGGESKLEVGARALPVVQELYNERQDWPGGTIILVAHGGLIAALTAALLELPPQNWPILGGLANTSWVQLSSHGPGIDQPGWRLDVWNAAAKVAPDVL; via the coding sequence GTGAACAAGTACGCCGGCGTCCGCACGCTGATCCTGCTGCGGCACGGGCAGACGGAGTGGAACGCCTCCGATCGCATGCAAGGCCAGATCGACACCGACCTCACCGAGCTGGGGCGTCGGCAGGCGAAAGAAGCCGCCCGCGAACTCGTTTCGCGTAACGCCCTCGCCATCGTGACCTCGGACCTGCGTCGCGCCCACGACACCGCACTCGCGTTCACCGAGCACATCGACGTGCCCATCACCGTGGATCCGCGCCTGCGCGAGACCCATCTCGGCGACTGGCAGGGACTGACGCACATCGACGTCGACGCTCAGGCACCTGGCGCGCGGGTGGCATGGCGACTGGACGCCACCTATCGCCCGCCCGGTGGGGAGAGCAAGCTCGAGGTCGGCGCGCGGGCGCTGCCCGTGGTCCAGGAGTTGTACAACGAGCGGCAGGATTGGCCCGGCGGGACTATCATCCTGGTGGCGCACGGCGGGCTGATCGCCGCCTTGACGGCCGCGCTGCTCGAACTGCCGCCGCAGAACTGGCCGATCCTCGGTGGACTGGCCAATACCAGCTGGGTGCAACTGAGCAGCCACGGTCCAGGCATCGACCAGCCCGGCTGGCGTCTCGATGTGTGGAACGCAGCGGCGAAGGTAGCACCCGATGTCCTCTGA
- the octT gene encoding diglucosylglycerate octanoyltransferase, which produces MAAAEPAPVPADNAQRPVLIVIADSLAYFGPKGGLPADHPRIWPNLVGAELDWDVELVGRIGWTSRDAYWALIGDPRIWAAVPKASAVVFAVGGMDTLPSPLPTALRELIRYIRPPGLRRVVRNVYNWCQPKLSKLGRPVALPPRLSVDYLEQSRQAITQLRPDLPVIAVLPSVHNCDAYGRVHSGRPRAEKALRAWSEKTSVPLVDLAEAVRENIFSGEANPDGIHWGWDGHTAVANAMVKTLQEVR; this is translated from the coding sequence GTGGCCGCCGCGGAGCCGGCGCCTGTGCCGGCCGACAACGCCCAGCGTCCGGTGTTGATCGTCATCGCCGACTCACTGGCCTACTTCGGTCCCAAGGGCGGACTGCCCGCCGACCATCCGCGGATCTGGCCGAATCTGGTCGGTGCCGAGCTGGATTGGGATGTCGAGCTGGTCGGCCGGATCGGCTGGACCAGCCGTGATGCCTACTGGGCACTCATCGGCGATCCCCGGATCTGGGCGGCGGTACCGAAGGCGTCGGCAGTGGTGTTCGCGGTCGGCGGCATGGACACGCTGCCCTCGCCGCTGCCGACCGCGCTGCGGGAGCTGATCCGCTACATCCGCCCGCCCGGGCTGCGCCGGGTGGTACGCAACGTCTACAACTGGTGCCAGCCCAAGCTGTCCAAGCTGGGCCGTCCGGTGGCATTGCCGCCGCGGCTGAGCGTCGACTACCTGGAGCAGTCGCGGCAGGCGATCACCCAGCTGCGTCCTGATCTGCCGGTGATCGCGGTGCTGCCCTCGGTGCACAACTGCGACGCCTACGGGCGGGTGCACTCCGGTCGTCCGCGTGCGGAGAAGGCGTTGCGCGCGTGGTCGGAGAAGACCTCGGTGCCGCTGGTGGATCTCGCGGAAGCGGTGCGGGAGAACATCTTCTCCGGCGAGGCCAACCCCGACGGCATCCACTGGGGGTGGGACGGTCACACCGCGGTCGCGAACGCGATGGTGAAGACCTTGCAGGAGGTTCGGTAG
- a CDS encoding DegV family protein: MAVVVVTDSSAGLPTATVDELGIVVVPLHVLVGDRAIRDGVDPVEIDYSSDTVTTSAASPGEIRAVYEHALARSGGDGVVAVHLSRQLSATWEAGRQAVRDIGSGENIRLVDSLGAGLATGLPTLAAARSAARGATLDEVYEAAVTASTRARTFILVNRTEQLRRGGRLSTAASFFGSELVTKPILQIVEGRLELREKARTRSKAHARLVAAAVEAAGADGAAIAVQHLGAADTAENIANQLRERVPGVEELIVAEFGPVLGVHLGLGAVGVLVVPGGCG, from the coding sequence GTGGCCGTCGTGGTCGTCACCGATTCGTCGGCCGGCCTGCCCACCGCAACGGTGGACGAGCTCGGCATCGTCGTGGTCCCGTTGCACGTGCTGGTCGGTGACCGCGCGATCCGGGATGGTGTCGACCCCGTCGAGATCGACTACAGCTCCGACACGGTGACCACCTCGGCGGCCTCGCCCGGCGAGATCCGTGCGGTCTACGAGCACGCCCTGGCACGCAGCGGTGGCGACGGCGTGGTGGCCGTGCACCTGTCCCGCCAGCTCTCGGCCACCTGGGAAGCCGGCAGGCAGGCCGTTCGAGATATCGGCTCCGGCGAGAACATCCGCCTGGTCGACTCCCTGGGCGCGGGGCTGGCCACCGGCCTGCCGACCTTGGCCGCGGCCCGCTCCGCGGCGCGGGGCGCGACGCTGGACGAGGTCTACGAGGCCGCGGTCACCGCCTCGACCAGGGCACGGACGTTCATCCTGGTCAACCGCACCGAGCAGTTGCGCCGTGGCGGTCGGTTGAGCACCGCGGCCTCGTTCTTCGGCAGCGAACTGGTGACCAAACCGATCCTGCAGATCGTCGAAGGCCGGCTGGAACTGCGGGAAAAAGCCCGCACCCGCTCCAAAGCCCACGCCCGCCTGGTCGCCGCCGCGGTCGAAGCGGCGGGCGCGGACGGCGCCGCCATCGCCGTGCAGCACCTCGGCGCCGCCGACACCGCCGAGAACATCGCGAACCAGCTGCGCGAGCGGGTTCCCGGCGTCGAAGAACTCATCGTGGCGGAGTTCGGACCCGTGCTCGGCGTGCACCTCGGTCTCGGTGCGGTCGGAGTGCTGGTCGTGCCCGGCGGATGCGGGTGA
- a CDS encoding ComEA family DNA-binding protein, whose amino-acid sequence MSPDGSVEARSAARARRQRRAVAVDDVRAPSAVADADGVADVGTPDWLRDRPDPDGDDDVPTNRFGGARIDPGRRGALTLVVVGVIAVVVTVFVVMRERPVSYPVPPLAAVQTTTVGPGAPSTVTQPAEAGASAQVRLDAPGEVVVSVVGLVHRGGLVRLPAGARVADALAAAGGAREGADLTGLNLAQRVRDGDQILVGAARPDGSSQLGSGTTSGSATMPGSADITPDTGPTGRVDLNAATETQLDALPGVGPVTARAILNWRTANGRFTSVDQLAEVDGIGPARLARLRDLVTV is encoded by the coding sequence GTGTCTCCGGACGGCTCGGTCGAAGCGCGTTCGGCGGCACGCGCCCGACGACAGCGTCGAGCCGTCGCCGTCGATGATGTCCGGGCGCCTTCGGCCGTCGCCGACGCCGACGGCGTGGCCGATGTCGGAACGCCGGACTGGTTGCGCGACAGGCCCGATCCCGACGGCGACGACGATGTGCCGACCAACCGATTCGGGGGCGCGCGGATCGATCCGGGCCGCCGTGGGGCGCTCACCCTGGTGGTCGTCGGCGTGATCGCGGTGGTGGTCACGGTGTTCGTCGTCATGCGCGAGCGACCGGTTTCCTATCCCGTCCCGCCGCTCGCCGCGGTACAGACCACGACCGTGGGGCCGGGCGCGCCCTCGACCGTGACACAGCCCGCGGAAGCCGGCGCCTCCGCACAGGTACGACTGGACGCGCCCGGCGAAGTCGTGGTCAGTGTCGTCGGGCTGGTCCACCGTGGCGGACTGGTCCGGCTTCCCGCCGGAGCCCGCGTCGCCGACGCCCTCGCCGCAGCGGGAGGCGCGCGCGAGGGGGCCGACCTGACCGGACTCAACCTGGCGCAGCGGGTACGAGACGGCGATCAGATCCTCGTCGGCGCCGCCCGGCCGGACGGATCATCCCAGCTGGGCAGCGGCACCACCAGCGGGTCCGCGACGATGCCGGGCTCGGCGGACATCACACCGGACACCGGGCCGACCGGCAGAGTGGATCTCAACGCCGCGACCGAGACGCAACTCGACGCCCTGCCCGGCGTCGGTCCGGTGACCGCCCGCGCAATCCTGAACTGGCGCACCGCGAACGGCCGCTTCACCTCGGTCGACCAGCTCGCCGAAGTCGACGGCATCGGCCCCGCCCGACTCGCGCGTCTGCGAGACCTGGTGACGGTATGA
- a CDS encoding ComEC/Rec2 family competence protein translates to MRHAHPFATTVEVFLRRIRDTVAGERRDSKDRLDARLLPAALCCWITTLVVIRGGWPIGVVVAVVVSVTGMVVWGRSWAQAAGGPEPSGGTAIAGWVGRVIRLGDRSAMLSSHGGTGARSRGDTESWAEPLRSWGIGGPARRHRTWVTVVVAASGLTLGFALSAGLRGYQVDLHPLGDMGEKARIEVTVTPSGDPKPLRGTSFGGQRWVVRAELREFRRGGVLTRGGGAVVVLAGGSGWAALSPGQPITFDARVSPPDRRDLTVAVLRAEGEPVIAGPLPWWQRVAGVVRADLRTAAVRSLPEEAAGLLPALVVGDTAGLADSVREEFEIAGLQHLCVVSGANFAIVGTTVLAGARRLTLGPRASVGVAAGAMAMFVVIARPDPSVLRAAAMGAVTLLALLTGRRRQALPALCAAVVGVLLIWPELAVSAGFALSVLATGGLILLAPGWSDRLRDRGWWRLPAELVAVSAAAFTVTAPIMVALTGRVSVVAIAANVLVAPVVAPITVIGALAAAVAWLWQPLGQAVLHLAAAPMWWLLTVADRASALPGAAIDVPDGTVGGIGAAAVALFVVLLFRSRAPTGRRGCGLGSFGGEHGGVGNATAAAGRRGGVCAARFRAPGRGP, encoded by the coding sequence ATGCGACATGCCCACCCGTTCGCGACGACGGTCGAAGTGTTTCTCCGCCGCATCCGAGACACCGTCGCCGGGGAACGTCGAGACTCGAAGGACAGGCTCGACGCACGGCTGCTGCCTGCCGCCTTGTGCTGCTGGATCACGACACTGGTGGTGATCCGCGGCGGATGGCCGATCGGCGTCGTTGTCGCCGTGGTGGTTTCGGTCACCGGCATGGTGGTCTGGGGGAGATCGTGGGCGCAGGCCGCAGGCGGGCCTGAGCCCAGCGGCGGGACCGCGATCGCGGGGTGGGTGGGGCGCGTGATCCGGCTGGGTGATCGGTCGGCGATGCTGTCCTCGCACGGCGGCACCGGGGCGAGGTCGCGCGGTGATACCGAGTCGTGGGCAGAACCGTTGCGGTCATGGGGGATCGGGGGTCCGGCACGGCGGCATCGGACCTGGGTGACGGTGGTGGTCGCGGCGTCGGGGCTGACGCTCGGATTCGCGCTGTCGGCGGGGTTGCGGGGGTATCAGGTGGATCTCCATCCGTTGGGGGACATGGGGGAGAAGGCGCGGATCGAGGTCACCGTGACACCGAGCGGTGATCCGAAACCGCTGCGCGGCACGTCGTTCGGCGGGCAACGCTGGGTGGTGCGGGCCGAGCTGCGGGAGTTTCGGCGCGGTGGGGTCCTCACGCGCGGTGGCGGAGCGGTCGTGGTCCTCGCCGGTGGCTCCGGCTGGGCCGCGCTGTCGCCGGGGCAACCGATCACGTTCGATGCCCGGGTCAGCCCACCCGATCGGCGGGATCTGACGGTGGCGGTCCTGCGCGCCGAGGGGGAGCCCGTGATCGCGGGGCCACTGCCGTGGTGGCAGCGGGTCGCCGGGGTGGTGCGCGCCGATCTGCGGACGGCGGCGGTGCGGTCGCTGCCGGAGGAGGCGGCCGGGCTGCTGCCCGCGTTGGTGGTCGGGGACACCGCCGGGCTGGCGGATTCGGTGCGCGAGGAGTTCGAGATCGCGGGATTGCAGCATCTGTGTGTGGTCAGCGGCGCCAATTTCGCGATCGTGGGGACAACGGTGCTGGCCGGCGCTCGCAGGCTGACATTGGGCCCGCGGGCTTCGGTGGGTGTCGCGGCCGGCGCGATGGCGATGTTCGTGGTGATCGCGCGGCCCGATCCGAGCGTGCTACGCGCCGCGGCGATGGGAGCGGTGACGTTGCTCGCCTTGCTGACGGGCCGACGACGACAGGCGCTGCCCGCGTTGTGCGCCGCCGTCGTCGGCGTGCTGCTGATCTGGCCGGAACTGGCGGTGAGCGCGGGCTTCGCGTTGTCGGTGTTGGCGACAGGCGGGCTGATCCTGCTCGCGCCGGGCTGGTCGGACCGGCTTCGGGACCGCGGGTGGTGGCGGCTGCCCGCCGAACTCGTCGCGGTGTCGGCCGCCGCGTTCACGGTCACCGCGCCGATCATGGTGGCGTTGACCGGGCGGGTCAGTGTGGTCGCGATCGCGGCGAACGTCCTGGTGGCGCCGGTGGTCGCGCCCATCACCGTGATCGGTGCCCTCGCTGCCGCCGTCGCGTGGCTGTGGCAACCGCTCGGGCAGGCGGTCCTGCATCTGGCGGCAGCGCCGATGTGGTGGTTGCTGACTGTCGCCGACCGCGCCTCGGCCCTGCCGGGAGCGGCGATCGACGTGCCGGACGGGACCGTGGGTGGGATCGGTGCCGCGGCCGTCGCACTCTTCGTGGTGTTGCTGTTTCGTTCGCGCGCGCCGACCGGTCGACGCGGCTGTGGGCTGGGTTCGTTCGGCGGCGAGCACGGCGGTGTCGGGAACGCCACGGCCGCCGCGGGCCGCCGCGGCGGCGTTTGCGCCGCTCGGTTCCGGGCTCCGGGCCGGGGTCCGTAG
- the holA gene encoding DNA polymerase III subunit delta: MSERPASVHLVLGEEELLIERAVTSIVSGVRAVAPDPDAVPVDRRRAGDAGTAELAELLSPSLFAEDRVIVLESAAEAGKEAAGLIADAAKDPPDGVVLVVLHSGGGRAKAMVPALQKAGAVVHHCAKLTKAAERVEFVRAEFRAAGVRASGDVVQALLESVGSELRELAAACSQLVADTGGKVDVGAVRRYYSGKAEVTGFEVAELAVTGDRSAAMEALRWATDRGVAHVLLADALADSVHTIARVGSAGRGDPFALAQQLGMPPWKVKKAQAQARGWTPATIGAALQIVAGLNAEVKGGAADSGYALENALGRILDLRATH; the protein is encoded by the coding sequence ATGAGCGAACGGCCGGCGTCGGTACACCTTGTCCTCGGTGAGGAGGAGTTGCTGATCGAGCGTGCGGTGACCTCGATCGTCTCCGGGGTTCGGGCGGTCGCGCCGGACCCTGACGCGGTGCCCGTGGATCGGCGGCGTGCCGGCGATGCCGGTACGGCGGAGCTGGCCGAGCTGCTGAGTCCCTCACTGTTCGCCGAGGACAGGGTGATCGTCCTCGAGTCCGCTGCCGAGGCGGGCAAGGAAGCGGCCGGGCTGATCGCCGACGCGGCGAAGGATCCCCCGGACGGAGTCGTGCTGGTGGTGCTGCATTCCGGCGGCGGCCGGGCCAAGGCGATGGTGCCCGCGCTGCAGAAGGCGGGGGCGGTGGTGCACCACTGCGCCAAGCTGACCAAAGCCGCCGAGCGGGTCGAGTTCGTGCGCGCGGAGTTCCGCGCGGCCGGAGTCCGGGCCTCCGGCGATGTGGTACAGGCGCTGCTGGAATCGGTGGGTTCGGAATTGCGCGAACTGGCCGCCGCCTGTTCACAGCTGGTGGCCGACACCGGCGGCAAGGTCGACGTCGGCGCGGTGCGGCGCTACTACTCGGGCAAAGCGGAAGTCACCGGATTCGAGGTGGCCGAACTCGCGGTGACCGGCGACCGGTCGGCGGCCATGGAGGCATTGCGGTGGGCCACCGACCGCGGCGTAGCGCATGTGCTGCTCGCCGACGCGCTCGCCGATTCCGTGCACACCATCGCGCGGGTGGGGTCGGCGGGCCGGGGCGATCCGTTCGCGCTCGCGCAGCAACTCGGTATGCCGCCGTGGAAGGTGAAGAAGGCGCAGGCACAGGCTCGGGGATGGACCCCGGCCACCATCGGCGCGGCCCTGCAGATCGTGGCCGGCCTGAACGCCGAGGTGAAGGGCGGGGCGGCAGACTCCGGCTACGCCCTCGAAAACGCCCTCGGACGCATTCTGGACCTGCGGGCCACCCACTGA
- the rpsT gene encoding 30S ribosomal protein S20, which produces MANIKSQVKRIRTNEEARKRNQSVKSALRTAIRSFREAAAAGDKDKATERLQFVSRKLDKAASKGVIHANQAANKKSALALALNKL; this is translated from the coding sequence GTGGCCAACATCAAGTCCCAGGTGAAGCGGATTCGTACCAACGAGGAGGCGCGCAAGCGCAACCAGTCGGTCAAGTCCGCGCTGCGCACCGCGATCCGCAGCTTCCGTGAAGCCGCAGCGGCCGGCGACAAGGACAAGGCCACCGAGCGCCTGCAGTTCGTGAGCCGCAAGCTGGACAAGGCCGCCTCGAAGGGCGTTATCCACGCCAACCAGGCCGCCAACAAGAAGTCGGCGCTCGCGCTGGCCCTGAACAAGCTCTGA
- a CDS encoding aquaporin, translating to MSPTAQEVVEEFAENRPIPDGKKWAAEGFGTFVLVMGGVGTAVLAGDRVGALGVALAFGFTLMFLVYAIGPLSGCHVNPAVTVGQLVMGRVSAVNAAGYVVAQLIGAFLAGLVLFALAKNLPSYDRAADGLGANGWGPHSPSAATGPLGEVVVQDGYGFAAMVIVEVLLTAILVFVVLASTDQISDIPLAGLSIGVTLAVLHLISIPVDNTSVNPARSLGVAFYQDGAGAQVWAFVVFPLIGGVLGALIYGLLFGRRRELVEAELVDVEAVDIEGADTEGIDRKGTDAKGTGNE from the coding sequence ATGTCTCCGACGGCGCAGGAAGTAGTGGAGGAATTCGCCGAGAACCGGCCGATTCCCGACGGCAAGAAGTGGGCGGCGGAGGGATTCGGCACCTTCGTCCTGGTGATGGGCGGTGTCGGCACAGCGGTGCTGGCGGGTGACCGGGTCGGTGCGCTCGGTGTCGCGCTGGCCTTCGGTTTCACCCTGATGTTCCTGGTCTACGCGATCGGCCCGCTGTCGGGGTGCCACGTCAATCCGGCGGTCACCGTCGGTCAGCTCGTGATGGGACGGGTGTCGGCGGTGAACGCGGCGGGCTACGTGGTGGCCCAGCTGATCGGAGCATTCCTCGCCGGTCTGGTGTTGTTTGCGCTGGCGAAGAATCTGCCCTCCTACGACCGCGCGGCCGACGGGCTCGGCGCCAACGGATGGGGGCCGCACAGTCCCTCGGCTGCCACCGGACCGCTCGGTGAGGTCGTCGTCCAGGACGGCTACGGGTTCGCGGCGATGGTGATCGTCGAGGTCCTGCTCACCGCGATCCTGGTCTTCGTAGTGCTCGCCTCCACCGATCAGATCTCCGACATTCCCCTGGCCGGCCTGTCGATCGGTGTCACGCTGGCGGTGCTGCACCTGATCTCGATCCCGGTCGACAACACGTCGGTGAATCCCGCGCGCAGCCTCGGCGTCGCCTTCTACCAGGACGGCGCGGGCGCTCAGGTGTGGGCGTTCGTGGTGTTCCCGCTGATCGGCGGGGTGCTCGGGGCGCTGATCTACGGCCTGCTGTTCGGCCGCCGCCGCGAACTCGTCGAGGCCGAACTCGTCGACGTCGAGGCGGTCGACATCGAGGGCGCCGATACCGAGGGCATCGACCGCAAGGGAACCGACGCCAAGGGAACCGGCAACGAGTGA
- a CDS encoding type II toxin-antitoxin system PemK/MazF family toxin yields the protein MARNWNAIGKQLGTIAKQQGPRIAAQQGPRLVQRLVGGITQRRSPSAAAGRPAASLPVPTAQRARQIVYAPHLDGRADPGEIVWTWVPYEEDPSNGKDRPVLVVGRDKRTLLGLMLSSNSERQHDRDWLAIGTGDWDHQGRASWVRLDRVLDVPEAGIRREGAILPRKTFDLVAHRLVVEYNWS from the coding sequence ATGGCGCGTAATTGGAACGCTATCGGCAAGCAGTTGGGCACGATCGCGAAACAACAGGGCCCCCGTATCGCCGCGCAGCAGGGGCCGCGACTGGTCCAGCGCCTGGTCGGCGGCATCACGCAGCGGCGTTCGCCGTCGGCCGCGGCCGGGCGGCCGGCCGCGTCGCTGCCGGTACCGACCGCGCAGCGGGCCAGGCAGATCGTCTACGCACCGCACCTGGACGGGCGCGCCGATCCGGGCGAGATCGTGTGGACCTGGGTGCCCTACGAGGAGGATCCGAGCAACGGCAAGGACCGTCCGGTGCTGGTCGTCGGCCGCGACAAACGGACGCTGCTCGGGCTCATGCTTTCGTCGAACTCCGAGCGCCAGCACGACCGCGACTGGCTGGCCATCGGCACCGGCGACTGGGATCACCAGGGCAGGGCCAGCTGGGTGCGGCTGGACCGGGTGCTCGACGTGCCGGAGGCAGGAATCCGCCGCGAGGGCGCGATTCTGCCCCGCAAGACCTTCGACCTGGTCGCCCACCGGCTCGTCGTCGAATACAACTGGAGCTGA
- the lepA gene encoding translation elongation factor 4, whose protein sequence is MGRWGQFADTQLRSSVPASFADTTFTDPSRIRNFCIIAHIDHGKSTLADRMLQLTGVVEERAMRAQYLDRMDIERERGITIKAQNVRLPWRVGDTDYVMHLIDTPGHVDFTYEVSRALEACEGAILLVDAAQGIEAQTLANLYLALEKDLTIIPVLNKIDLPAADPDRYAAELAHIVGCEPSDVLRVSGKTGVGVPELLDEVIKQVPAPVGDPDAPARAMIFDSVYDTYRGVVTYVRVVDGKLTPREKIKMMSTGATHELLEIGIVSPEPKPTTGLGVGEVGYLITGVKDVRQSKVGDTVTAARNGATDPLTGYREPRPMVYSGLYPVDGSDYPDLRDALEKLQLNDAALSYTPETSVALGFGFRCGFLGLLHMEITRERLQREFDLDLISTAPNVVYRVEMEDGSEHVVTNPSFWPEGKVRKVFEPVVKCTVISPSEFIGSIMELCQARRGELGGMDYLSETRVELRYTLPMAEIIFDFFDSLKSRTRGYASLDYEESGEQISDLVKVDILLQGEAVDAFSAIVHKDAAQAYGHKMTTKLRELIPRQQFEVPIQAAIGSKIIARENIRAIRKDVLAKCYGGDISRKRKLLEKQKEGKKRMKTIGRVDVPQEAFVAALSSDAAADKPKEKK, encoded by the coding sequence ATGGGACGATGGGGACAGTTTGCCGATACCCAGCTGAGGAGTTCAGTGCCCGCCAGCTTCGCCGACACGACGTTCACCGATCCGTCGCGGATCCGGAACTTCTGCATCATCGCGCACATCGACCACGGCAAGTCGACGCTGGCCGATCGGATGCTGCAGCTCACCGGTGTGGTCGAGGAGCGGGCGATGCGCGCCCAGTACCTGGACCGGATGGACATCGAGCGTGAGCGCGGCATCACGATCAAGGCGCAGAACGTGCGCCTGCCGTGGCGCGTCGGCGATACCGACTACGTCATGCACCTCATCGACACCCCGGGGCACGTCGACTTCACCTACGAGGTCTCCCGTGCGCTGGAAGCGTGCGAGGGCGCGATCCTGCTGGTCGACGCCGCGCAGGGCATCGAGGCGCAGACGCTGGCCAACCTGTATCTGGCGCTGGAGAAGGATCTGACGATCATCCCGGTGCTGAACAAGATCGACCTGCCCGCCGCCGACCCGGATCGCTACGCCGCCGAGCTGGCCCACATCGTCGGCTGCGAGCCCTCGGATGTGCTGCGGGTGTCCGGCAAGACCGGCGTCGGTGTGCCGGAGCTGCTCGACGAGGTGATCAAGCAGGTGCCCGCGCCGGTCGGTGACCCGGACGCACCGGCCAGGGCGATGATCTTCGACTCGGTCTACGACACCTACCGTGGCGTGGTGACCTACGTGCGCGTAGTGGACGGCAAGCTCACCCCGCGCGAGAAGATCAAGATGATGTCCACCGGCGCGACCCATGAGCTGCTCGAGATCGGCATCGTGTCACCGGAGCCCAAGCCGACCACCGGTCTGGGCGTCGGCGAGGTGGGCTACCTGATCACGGGCGTGAAGGACGTGCGCCAGTCCAAGGTGGGCGACACCGTGACCGCCGCGCGCAACGGCGCCACCGATCCGCTCACCGGCTACCGCGAGCCGCGGCCGATGGTCTACTCTGGTCTGTACCCGGTGGACGGCTCGGACTACCCGGATCTGCGTGACGCGCTGGAGAAGCTGCAGCTCAACGATGCCGCGCTAAGTTACACCCCGGAGACCTCGGTGGCGCTGGGCTTCGGCTTCCGCTGCGGCTTCCTCGGCCTGCTGCACATGGAGATCACCCGCGAGCGCCTGCAGCGCGAATTCGACCTCGACCTCATCTCCACCGCGCCGAACGTGGTGTACCGGGTGGAGATGGAGGACGGCTCCGAACATGTCGTCACCAATCCCTCGTTCTGGCCGGAGGGCAAGGTGCGCAAGGTGTTCGAGCCGGTGGTGAAGTGCACCGTCATCTCCCCGAGCGAGTTCATCGGCTCGATCATGGAGCTGTGCCAGGCCCGACGCGGCGAGCTGGGCGGTATGGACTATCTCTCGGAGACCCGCGTCGAGCTGCGTTACACCCTGCCGATGGCCGAGATCATCTTCGACTTCTTCGACTCGCTCAAGTCGCGCACCCGCGGCTACGCCAGCCTCGACTACGAGGAGTCCGGCGAGCAGATCTCGGATCTGGTGAAGGTCGACATCTTGCTGCAGGGCGAAGCGGTGGACGCGTTCTCGGCGATCGTGCACAAGGACGCCGCGCAGGCCTACGGCCACAAGATGACGACCAAGCTGCGCGAGCTGATCCCGCGCCAGCAGTTCGAGGTGCCGATCCAGGCCGCCATCGGCTCGAAGATCATCGCCAGGGAGAACATCCGCGCGATCCGCAAAGACGTGCTCGCCAAGTGCTACGGCGGTGACATCAGCCGTAAGCGCAAGCTGCTCGAGAAGCAGAAGGAAGGCAAGAAGCGGATGAAGACCATCGGCCGGGTGGACGTTCCGCAGGAGGCTTTCGTGGCCGCGCTTTCCTCGGACGCCGCCGCGGACAAGCCGAAGGAGAAGAAATAG